TAACAGTAGCAGCTTCATCAACGTCACATAACATGTTGACCATAGCTACACTTTGGGGTTGTGAAGCGGTAACTTTTTGTTTTCAAGCTCTACAATCGTAAACGAGATGATTTGGGTCAAGACCAAAGCAACAAACTCCTTTACCATTACTTTTCCTATGAGGTGAGTTGGATAAAGTCTCAGACTTAGAACAAGAGAGAGGGAGACCAAGCACAACACAGGGCACACAAACACGGCCACACATTTGCACCATAATATATAACGACAATAATAGCAAAGGAACACAATTTTCCTATTtgatactgtaaagttgctttgacacaacctgaattgttaaaagcgctatataaatcaAGGTGATAACTTGACTTATAAGACCATCCATCTGAACTTGCAGAACAATGTTAGAAGAAAATGTTGCATGTTTCTGTATGTTGCGATTGTGTCTAAATAAACCCAACCTCAAcctttttaagtctttttttgaAAGGCATAAAATCACTAAGTACAAGTACACAATGTACTGCTTGCACAAAACCCCTAAATCTTTATGTGTGGTTCAGCAAACACTGCAGTGAAGCCAACCTGAGGGTTTTTGCAGGAATGAACACGCAACCTTGCAAAAAGTTGTCTTGTGGTCCATAGAGGGTATTCAAAAATAGCTGACTAGAAACTCATTTGAGTCGCATTCATCTTTGAGCTTTTCTCCGTCCCTAATTCAGAATTTAGCATTGTTCTCAGTTTAAGTTGTTCATAAAATACTCACTactcacttttttattattttttaaaataaatagctcTGGAAATGTTCAACCAGAATATCAACATAATTTCCAGAGACAGCCAACCCACTTATTACATGCTAGTATTAGTGGCCATGGAAAAACCTCGACACAAAATGTAACTCATCTCAGAGTGACACATCCTACCTTGATTCACTTTTGAAATCAacaatagtttttgctattttttattgAGCACTTTTCTTAACCATTATTGATATATTACTCAGTCAATATGACCACTGATCCTATGAATATACAATCAGACTttagagaaaataaatatttagatttaataaaaTTTCTCCTGATACAGAAGCGTATTAGTGTTCTTTCAATCTGAAACTCTTCTGCATGACATTTCTAAAGAATTTAATGGCTACAGGCAACTGATACATTCAAAATCAAATGTGAAACTCTGAGGATCTCAGCCGACCTCTTCATCTGAAATCACAATCATGTCCTTCATATGCACCACCTAAGTGTCCTCCATGATCAGTTGATCTTGAAGAGGCCAAAATAGTTGCTGTGATAATTTTTGCTGATCAGTTTGGGGTTTGAGACATTGACAAACAGCCAGTCGGACTGCCTGAGATGCTGAAGTGAGCCTAAATGACTGCCAGTCTAATGACCCGGaggcggcgttagaatccatgtgcagtattttaacaacatccacagcagacatatccaaaacagtaggcagagaatcTTAAACATTAGAAGGCAGAGGTACATATACagataggcagtccaatccaaacaacaagacagtgggcaaatccaaaAGGCAGAAACAGGgaaaccaggcaaagatcatacacaataaggcaaactatggcaatgggaagaacgctcggtaaggcagacagactggcaatacttcgcaagtGCTTGTGGCTCCGGCCACGCTTAAATGTCTACCAAACAGGAAGTTacaggtgaagcagagggagtggaacacagtcagtactcaggcgagggctccctctgctggcttggCATTACAGCCGGTCATCCACAGATGTTTGCTACCCTCCATACAAAACCCCTCTTGGTGATCTTCCATGATTATCCGGTTGTGTCCGTTTCTCTGTCGACTCATTATGTGTGTATAAGTGTCTCTGGAGTTGCACATGGGTGAAATAAACTCCACGCGGGAGTAAACGAAGTACAAACCGGTCTTGTTGACCAGAAGGCCACCGTTGATGTACTTGACACCTTTGACATTGAGAGCACTGAGATTTGCTTCCACACagtctgtcagtttaaatctagattaattaaAGGCGTATATCTTTatcctggcttacacataacacacttacACATTGCTATTACTCAAATCCGTTCAAGGActgttaggctgcattaataaggtcaataggaactgggaacacttccaatcacacacaatgtacttgttacattttaagaagaatggcatctacactaatatctgtttctgtcttattacaaggtcactgtagccaaccagatccagtctgtatccagatcagatggtcagtgCAGTCATCCAGATCTagtccagatggtggatcagcacctagagaggacctttACAGCCCTGAATTTCAGTAGAGATCAAGACAACTAGAATGAGCCCCAGAGAAAGATCCccagtaaagaccttgtctcagacgaccaccagggcaagaccacaggaaccagatgaACCAGCAGGTTGATGCAGGCTGCAGCAAAAACACATTGTGCAGAGGACAATGTGTTTTTGCTGCAGCCTGCATCAACCTGCTGGttcatctggccagaggagaactggccccgcTGACTGAGCCTAGTTTCAAAATTGCTTGCACTTAATTTCCAGCAATATCATAGACTTGACTGCTTAGATATTATTTAAACTTAATTGAGctggacgatgacatcactgaattcaataatgaactgcctttaactgaaaatttaatgttttctattgtcGTTTTGTattgacactattttcctatttgatactataaagctgctttgacaaaatctgtattgttaaaagcactatataaataaaggggacAACTTGACTCAAAAGGCCATCCATCTGAACTTGCAGAACAATGTTAGAAGAAAGTGTTGCATGTTTCTGTAGGTTGCAATTATCACAAAATAATCACCAAAGCCAATTTAATCAAGTGTAGCAATGGCACTACACTTTaactttcttaaaataaaaataaaaaatcaataaaccCTAAGCCCATAATACTAATTATATCGTAAATTAAATCATAGGTATCTATTTTAGATAATATCAAAGTCTACACATTTTAGAAAGTCTTTAATGTTTAATCATCATTAATTCCTTATTTTATGAACAAATTCCTGTTAATCCATTCACAGGGGTTTTACTAGTTAAATGAAAGTTTGATGTTTCCTCTTTGTGGTGATGATGTGGTGAATAATAGGCCTTCCCATGAGGTTGTGAGGTTGAATGCACTTGAAAGCCAAAACATCGCACACCACTTTCATAGACAGATACAGGAAGTGCAAGTATCATATTAGCAGTGAGACATGATGTGATTAAGGCCTTCAGTGAAGGTCTCTCTTCCTTTTTAGAAAGTCTATAAACAAGCTTTCGTTAAATCATTACCAGAACTGAATAAACCATATGGACATTAGAGGGCATAAAAATAAACCATATGGGTATAGTTAATAGGTTGGTGTTCATCCAGATCCACTAATTTGTACAAAAATGCTTTCAAAATCTATTAATATTTACAGTGACTTGAATACATATTTCCTAAGACACGCATTTTTACATTTCTCAGTAACTAACAATTTTGATAAATGAGTTTTGAAGTCTAATGTGATAATGACATATGTCCTAATATAACAAAGTAATCATGAAaagaataaaatccatttaaaacaggaaattaaaacacacacactaatatatatatatatatatattagtgtgatTTCACCTTGGTCAAGAAGAGTGGCATTCAGAAAGATGAAGGCCAAACTTGTTTAGTTTTTCTCTTtggaagtcgtggcttagtggtaagagagtttgactcctaaccctaaggttgtgggttagaTTCTCGGgatggcaataccacgactgatgtggccttgagcaaggcaccaaacccccaactgcttcctgGGTGCCACAGCTTAAATGGCTGCTAGCTGGTGTGTGTGAGTACGTACTTTGggtggattaaatgcagagcatgaattttgAGCATGGGTCACTATACATGGctgtgtcacgtcacttttttgtCTTATACTCTGCATTGAAATGTTGTTTTATCACATCATCTTGCAAATCTTTGGCAGTTTATTGAGGACTATTCTTAGTTGCTCTGATCAATCATTTATTCCCCATGATAATATTTTATCTATAGAAACCATTAGCGAAAATCTTCTTGTAGCAATAGACTttctaatgtaataaaataacttgtTCTCTGTTGCTTTTGTGGATGTCTTTTGACTTGGCCATATTTGCTACTCTGCCCATGCATGTGGTAAAGTTAATTGtctgtatgtgtttatatatacacacacaggttTCACACAGTATATTTCACCTCTGCCAGTGTGGCGTGCTGGTGCAAGCTCACATTAATTGACAAAacaatttttgtttagtttagttttttctcTAGTGAATTTCATGTTGTACCTTGCTCTGGATCTGCTttgtacacaaac
The sequence above is a segment of the Carassius gibelio isolate Cgi1373 ecotype wild population from Czech Republic chromosome A20, carGib1.2-hapl.c, whole genome shotgun sequence genome. Coding sequences within it:
- the LOC127938195 gene encoding tumor necrosis factor ligand superfamily member 6-like, which translates into the protein MCVKYINGGLLVNKTGLYFVYSRVEFISPMCNSRDTYTHIMSRQRNGHNRIIMEDHQEGFCMEGSKHLWMTGCNAKPAEGALTGSHLGSLQHLRQSDWLFVNVSNPKLISKNYHSNYFGLFKIN